A genomic window from Coccinella septempunctata chromosome 9, icCocSept1.1, whole genome shotgun sequence includes:
- the LOC123320998 gene encoding DNA-binding protein HEXBP-like, translated as MRISTVDTGTVGQLCEKEGHSAKECRSTWRSQRKSEQNIERKCFSCGQMGHFARECRNSRKMEQRTQGSCYNCNQQGHWARECTKENSFKRKEQRQNFGNGSWRREEVSTPGGRRMDGDRDTRYSSNRETLELSGINISTGEIPKQSRSPSSFRLENSKEDGQNPVLGTGRRTCKETVSGRGKYTEGY; from the coding sequence ATGAGGATATCAACAGTTGACACTGGAACGGTGGGTCAATTGTGCGAAAAGGAGGGACATTCGGCGAAGGAATGTAGAAGTACCTGGCGAAGTCAGAGAAAATCAGAGCAAAATATCGAAAGGAAGTGCTTTTCTTGCGGCCAAATGGGACATTTTGCGAGGGAATGCCGGAATAGCAGGAAAATGGAACAACGGACACAGGGATCGTGTTATAACTGCAACCAGCAGGGACATTGGGCAAGGGAATGCACCAAGGAAAATTCATTTAAACGAAAAGAACAGAGGCAGAATTTCGGAAATGGGTCATGGAGGAGAGAGGAAGTAAGTACACCTGGTGGGCGACGTATGGACGGGGATAGGGATACAAGGTATTCCAGCAATAGGGAAACACTTGAATTATCAGGAATTAACATTTCTACCGGCGAGATTCCGAAGCAATCGCGATCGCCGTCTAGTTTTCGATTGGAAAATTCAAAGGAGGATGGGCAAAATCCAGTTTTAGGTACAGGTCGACGGACATGTAAAGAAACTGTATCAGGTCGAGGAAAATATACGGAAGGGTATTAA